A DNA window from Aspergillus nidulans FGSC A4 chromosome I contains the following coding sequences:
- a CDS encoding splicing regulator NSRP1-like domain-containing protein (transcript_id=CADANIAT00006890): MPPKTLLSLSKKNPLAGGGQKRKKAVFDSDSDTDERGGATNETEITTIGGIELDSESVTQKKPLQTENESEERPAKRKVVPLGQGAKPKIKPLSKTSIFADEDDEKEDGKTETTYGLNNAPAKRDQKQEREREYTNLSALHSMKKHASEAQDLDPSIYSYDAVYDSLHAKPEKKNKANADEESVPKYMTSLLRSAEIRKRDQLRARDRMLAKEREAEGDEFDDKEKFVTSAYKAQQEELRRVEEEEKKREQEEEERRKKNGGTGMVGFYRDLLARGEEQHDAAMKATEEAARKIQENGGEVPTDTTQEDEKTEAQIAAELNARGAHIAVNDDGQVVDKRQLLSAGLNVAPKPKNAAPAAARTTAGAGTGPTSRDHSRQAAGRAGQRARQTEMIAQQLEEQERQRQEAEAARQKEIAERSRSHKSATEVLSARERYLARKREREAAKGS, translated from the coding sequence ATGCCGCCCAAAACACTTCTTAGCCTGTCAAAAAAGAATCCTCTCGCGGGCGGAGGGCAAAAGCGCAAAAAAGCCGTCTTCGACTCCGACTCCGACACCGATGAGCGCGGCGGCGCCACAAACGAGACCGAAATCACGACGATAGGAGGAATTGAACTCGATAGTGAATCCGTCACGCAGAAAAAACCATTGCAAACAGAGAACGAGTCTGAGGAACGCCCCGCAAAGCGCAAAGTCGTTCCGCTGGGGCAGGGCGCGAAACCGAAGATAAAACCCTTGAGTAAGACGTCGATTTTCgcggatgaggatgatgaaaaAGAGGATGGAAAGACAGAGACCACGTACGGCTTAAACAATGCGCCTGCGAAACGAGACCAGAAACAAGAGCGGGAACGGGAATACACGAACCTCTCAGCGCTGCACAGCATGAAGAAACATGCATCCGAGGCACAGGATCTCGACCCCTCAATATACTCATACGACGCCGTATACGATAGTCTACATGCGAAGCcggagaagaaaaataaagcGAacgcagatgaagaaagtgTGCCAAAATATATGACTTCTTTGCTACGGAGCGCGGAAATCAGGAAACGGGACCAGTTGCGCGCGAGGGATAGAATGCTAGCGAAGGAGCGCGAGGCCGAGGGTGACGAATTTGATGATAAAGAGAAGTTTGTGACGAGTGCGTATAAGGCGCAGCAGGAGGAGTTGAGGCgagttgaggaggaggagaaaaagagggagcaggaagaggaggagcggcggaagaagaacggTGGGACGGGCATGGTTGGGTTCTACCGCGACCTGTTGGCGCGCGGTGAAGAGCAGCATGATGCTGCTATGAAGGCGACGGAGGAGGCGGCAAGGAAGATCCAGGAGAATGGTGGTGAGGTACCGACGGATACAACGCAAGAGGACGAAAAGACCGAGGCACAAATCGCAGCAGAGCTAAACGCGCGCGGTGCTCATATTGCCGTCAATGATGACGGGCAAGTTGTTGACAAGAGACAGCTGCTCTCCGCCGGTCTGAATGTTGCACCTAAGCCGAAAAATGCTGCACCTGCCGCGGCGCGGACGACAGCTGGTGCTGGCACCGGTCCCACGTCACGGGACCATTCTCGACAGGCTGCTGGACGTGCTGGACAGCGTGCCCGTCAGACCGAAATGATTGCACAACAACTAGAGGAACAGGAGCGTCAACGCCAGGAGGCCGAAGCAGCCCGGCAGAAGGAGATCGCGGAGCGCAGTCGCAGTCACAAGTCGGCTACGGAGGTATTAAGTGCGCGCGAGCGGTATCTTGCGCGCAAGAGGGAGCGAGAAGCGGCGAAGGGCTCGTAG
- a CDS encoding SET domain-containing protein (transcript_id=CADANIAT00006891), which translates to MTLVNNLIELLYISASMGVNSWSDLLAIELIHLSVLSKNDLLSELVELFLLLTMQKLLGFLESLGATASCFEGNACPNPEQSEPESDPAEPADTNTKADIDRDPKAEATQADLEAVVNGTSTSDAGSRFESASVFVLLPEPKHTPASNLEHHPVSGSDFESVSSSTSELVAESKPQGLDERESQTNLEPESQIEDPLVVKEKQDAQCQIESENALMLAKGLRVESQDQHEEYISSEHQINSQQGLLVESQNQDRQNLVNSEPGSNTDIKSDDRYGHQIHSGDQKESPLLVNYEDQVHKEHISAGSELAPVSGSESEPEAGFDSDSVSSPAPTPELVEEDKTSVTKHQGPHLGAATGPLILQAKPGALILRQNSDLLGLRITAPRARSPSPLRSFSRSAIECLGIPMPSEMPRPSTSNVPDSLADIPPEYLQLPFVDEHVNSSAPKGNKNWHSVDLPHEQLTAANLTRAQDLSNCDLREPVVSDCFEKRWINDKSGFGLVATKHIPAGTVIIADELMILWSGEHKKCKSYGDTNAMLQAKAARMGPEWNNEFLSLAKGQKKKGFAIRKRRLGLEGAIWDQHALPTAWEGNVGEVLGLNLAWLNHCCIPNCVLRFRNEYPTNKKGEICYDKKPRLGKAVVRACADIKPNVEISIAYMQTEGTARERRAAMNRRFGFLCACRFCATPHPSADKAMCHYRRLKRRIEDPNIVSNKPAIAYLHASMLLDHLAAMRVQDFRVADIWVKCAMIAGHHTDLARAWCFLREARELYLVLEGLNGAIYHQVEGWYRDPTSMPGFGGTRRGLSSRMKAFTDFNQGIMPKKMLFMLDAKPNEYIAVPRYRPLPRTDNDKGPSYEIIDGPDFAPAELKFDSKNPSDMCRTHDNCQTLVDHLDRVREKRRNRGPAREMTDDHDSEPYCDGFKQDFLAAFMAVARERFGKAAVDAELEKDHDNPEESFNQDVQVFTSCGETCPKPGCTHQQYEVELQNPSCACDKEPGEEGQPDNKENEESHIQEPTVGARNPVVKHVGAEKKPQFVNLDDFAYCDAGVEYN; encoded by the exons ATGACACTCGTCAACAATCTAATCGAGCTCCTCTACATATCCGCCAGCATGGGCGTCAACTCCTGGAGTGACCTCCTCGCTATTGAATTGATTCATCTGAGCGTTCTCAGCAAGAACGATCTTCTTAGTGAGCTAGTCGAGttgttcctcctgctcaccATGCAGAAGCTGTTAGGTTTCTTAGAGTCAC TAGGGGCTACCGCTAGTTGTTTTGAAGGCAACGCTTGTCCTAACCCTGAACAAAGTGAACCTGAGTCCGATCCTGCTGAGCCTGCGGATACTAACACTAAGGCTGACATTGATCGTGATCCCAAGGCAGAAGCTACGCAAGCTGATTTAGAAGCTGTCGTGAACGGCACGTCTACCTCTGACGCTGGCTCCAGATTTGAATCTGCATCTGTGTTTGTGTTACTACCTGAACCTAAGCATACTCCGGCATCCAACCTTGAGCATCATCCTGTCTCAGGTTCTGACTTTGAGTCAGTCTCTTCGTCTACTTCTGAGCTTGTAGCCGAGAGCAAGCCTCAAGGCCTGGACGAGAGAGAAAGTCAGACCAATCTCGAGCCTGAATCCCAGATTGAAGATCCATTGGTGGTCAAAGAAAAACAAGACGCACAATGCCAGATCGAATCTGAAAATGCTCTTATGCTTGCGAAGGGTCTAAGGGTTGAGAGTCAAGATCAACACGAAGAGTATATCTCGAGCGAGCATCAGATCAACAGCCAGCAAGGTCTCCTCGTTGAATCCCAAAACCAAGACAGACAGAACCTGGTTAACTCTGAACCCGGGAGCAATACCGACATCAAGAGTGACGACCGTTACGGACATCAAATCCACAGCGGAGACCAGAAAGAAAGTCCACTGTTGGTAAACTACGAGGATCAAGTCCACAAAGAACACATCTCAGCTGGCTCTGAATTGGCTCCTGTATCCgggtctgagtctgagcCTGAGGCGGGTTTTGACTCTGATTCTGTATCTTCACCCGCTCCTACACCTGAGCTTGTCGAGGAAGATAAAACTAGTGTTACCAAACACCAAGGGCCCCATTTAGGAGCAGCGACCGGACCGTTAATCCTACAAGCGAAGCCTGGTGCACTTATTCTCAGACAGAATTCAGACCTACTGGGTCTACGAATCACTGCCCCTCGTgctcgttctccttctccccttcGCTCATTCTCTCGCTCTGCGATTGAATGCTTGGGAATACCAATGCCGTCAGAAATGCCTCGCCCTTCAACCTCAAACGTGCCAGATTCATTGGCTGATATACCGCCTGAGTACCTGCAGTTACCGTTTGTCGACGAACATGTGAACAGCTCAGCCCCAAAAGGCAACAAGAACTGGCACTCGGTCGACCTCCCACACGAGCAGCTCACCGCCGCCAACCTCACTCGTGCTCAGGATCTCTCGAATTGTGATCTGCGAGAGCCCGTTGTCTCGGACTGCTTTGAAAAGCGCTGGATTAACGATAAAAGCGGCTTTGGTTTGGTGGCCACAAAGCACATTCCTGCTGGTACAGTTATTATTGCGGACGAGCTCATGATTTTGTGGTCAGGTGAGCACAAGAAGTGCAAGTCTTATGGAGACACGAATGCGATGCTACAGGCGAAGGCGGCGAGAATGGGGCCGGAGTGGAACAATGAGTTCCTTTCACTCGCGAAAGgtcagaagaagaagggcttTGCGATCAGAAAGCGCAGACTTGGTCTTGAAGGCGCAATATGGGACCAGCATGCTTTGCCTACGGCGTGGGAGGGAAACGTCGGTGAGGTGCTTGGTTTGAACCTGGCTTGGTTGAATCACTGCTGTATTCCGAACTGTGTTCTGCGGTTCCGGAACGAGTATCCCACGAACAAAAAGGGCGAGATTTGCTACGACAAGAAGCCGAGATTGGGAAAAGCGGTCGTCCGCGCTTGTGCAGACATCAAGCCTAACGTGGAGATCAGTATCGCATACATGCAGACAGAAGGAACGGCCAGAGAAAGGCGAGCAGCTATGAATCGCCGCTTCGGCTTTCTATGTGCGTGTCGGTTCTGCGCGACGCCGCATCCTTCAGCCGACAAAGCCATGTGTCACTACCGCCGCCTCAAGCGCCGAATCGAGGACCCGAACATCGTATCTAATAAACCGGCTATCGCGTACCTGCATGCGTCTATGCTGCTCGACCATCTCGCGGCAATGCGCGTACAAGACTTCCGAGTTGCCGATATCTGGGTCAAATGTGCTATGATTGCGGGTCACCACACTGATTTGGCAAGAGCATGGTGTTTTCTCAGGGAAGCGAGGGAGCTGTACCTCGTGCTCGAAGGACTTAACGGCGCTATTTATCATCAGGTCGAAGGTTGGTATCGTGACCCGACCAGTATGCCAGGATTTGGGGGTACAAGGCGAGGTTTGAGCTCTCGCATGAAGGCGTTCACAGACTTCAACCAGGGCATCATGCCAAAGAAAATGCTATTCATGCTGGATGCGAAGCCTAACGAGTACATCGCAGTCCCCCGTTatcgtcctcttccccgCACTGATAACGACAAGGGACCGTCCTATGAAATTATCGATGGGCCTGACTTTGCCCCGGCAGAGCTCAAGTTCGACTCCAAGAACCCTTCTGATATGTGCCGTACCCACGACAACTGTCAGACGCTTGTGGACCATTTAGACCGCGTTCGTGAGAAGCGCAGGAACCGCGGACCTGCGCGAGAAATGACAGATGACCATGATTCGGAGCCTTATTGTGACGGTTTCAAGCAAGACTTCCTGGCAGCGTTTATGGCCGTGGCGAGGGAGCGCTTCGGGAAAGCCGCGGTAGATGCTGAACTAGAAAAAGACCATGATAATCCTGAAGAATCGTTTAATCAAGACGTTCAGGTGTTTACATCTTGCGGAGAGACATGTCCCAAGCCCGGTTGCACGCACCAGCAGTATGAAGTCGAGCTTCAGAATCCTTCATGCGCCTGCGACAAGGAGCCCGGTGAAGAAGGCCAGCCCGATAacaaggagaacgaggagtCTCATATTCAAGAACCGACCGTTGGAGCGCGGAACCCCGTAGTTAAGCACGTTGGAGCTGAAAAGAAACCGCAATTTGTCAATTTGGATGATTTTGCCTACTGCGATGCAGGTGTTGAGTATAACTGA